The following proteins are co-located in the Gigantopelta aegis isolate Gae_Host chromosome 5, Gae_host_genome, whole genome shotgun sequence genome:
- the LOC121373539 gene encoding uncharacterized protein LOC121373539: MRALFVVFLAVLSFGQSVYGQEDFTDDAVLDEGGLLSGEGDRKLERETHQTSVSHDDDQRSINELADDTMEFNNSMTNDGRLTDIIKQITKLDTQTMNQRTGRSLSQDV; this comes from the exons ATGAGGGCTctgtttgttgtatttttggCGGTTTTGTCCTTTGGACAAAGCGTTTATG GTCAGGAGGACTTCACAGATGACGCGGTTCTCGATGAAGGTGGACTGTTGTCTGGAGAGGGGGACAGGAAACTGGAGAGAGAAACCCACCA GACATCTGTGTCGCATGATGACGATCAACGAAGCATCAACGAGCTCGCAGACGACACGATGGAATTCAACAACTCAATGACAA ATGACGGACGTCTGACAGACATCATAAAACAGATAACAAAACTGGACACCCAAACAATGAACCAGCGAACAGGCCGGTCACTTTCACAAGACGTTTGA
- the LOC121373446 gene encoding cysteine-rich, acidic integral membrane protein-like, with product MSVVCVISVIRVMIVVCVMSVVRVISVVCVISAIAVVYMVCVVCVMSVICVMSVVCLKSVVCVMSVVCVMSDLCDQCGLCNQRGLFDECDMCDQCGLCDRRGLFDQCDLCDECGLCDECGLCDQCDQCGLCDQRGLFDECDMCDECGLCDQRGLCDQCGLCDQCDLCDQRGLCDQCCLCDECGLCDRRGLLHECDLCGLCDKCDHCGLCGLCDQCDLCDLCAQCGLWYECRLCDPCDLCYDCGVCDECGLCDQSHLCDQRGMSVVCVIRVICVMIVVCLMSVVCVMSVICVIYVMSVVCVVCVISVICVLSVVCVISVICVLSVICVLSVVCVMIVVCVMSVICVMIVVCVMSVICVMSVVCVISVIYVISVIRVVYVISVVCLICVLSVVCVMSVVCVMSVICVMRVVCLMSVVRVVCVMSVVCVMSVCCPCGLCDECGLCDECDLCDECGLCDQCDLCDECGLCDECGVYDECCPCGLCDECGLCDECDLCYECGLCDHRCLCDECDLCYEGGVCDECCLCGLCDECGLCDDCDMCDESGLCDKRGLFDENGFCDHRGLFDQCGLCDECDLCDECGLCDECGLCDECDLCDLCDESGLCDECGLCDKRGLFDESGSVVCVCDHRGLFDECGLCDECGLCDQCDLCDECGLCDERCLLDECDLCGLCDQCDHCGLCGLCDQCDLCD from the exons ATGAGTGTCGTCTGTGTGATCAGTGTGATCCGTGTTATGattgtggtgtgtgtgatgAGTGTGGTCCGTGTGATCAGTGTGGTCTGCGTGATCAGTGCGATCGCTGTGGTCTATATGGTCTGTGTGGTCTGTGTGATGAGTGTGATCTGTGTGATGAGTGTGGTCTGTTTGAAGAGTGTGGTCTGTGTGATGAGTGTGGTCTGTGTGATGAGTGATCTGTGTGATCAGTGTGGTCTATGTAATCAGCGTGGTCTGTTTGATGAGTGTGATATGTGTGATCAGTGTGGTCTGTGTGATCGGCGTGGTCTGTTTGATCAGTGTGATCTGTGTGATGAGTGTGGTCTGTGTGATGAGTGTGGTCTGTGTGATCAGTGTGATCAGTGTGGTCTATGTGATCAGCGTGGTCTGTTTGATGAGTGTGATATGTGTGATGAGTGTGGTCTGTGTGATCAGCGTGGTCTGTGTGATCAGTGTGGTCTGTGTGATCAGTGTGATCTGTGTGATCAGCGTGGTCTGTGTGATCAGTGTTGTCTGTGTGATGAGTGTGGTCTGTGTGATCGGCGTGGTCTGCTTCATGAGTGTGACCTATGTGGTCTGTGTGACAAGTGTGATCACTGTGGTCTTTGTGGTCTGTGTGATCAGTGTGATCTGTGTGATCTGTGTGCTCAGTGTGGTCTGTGGTATGAGTGTCGTCTGTGTGATCCGTGTGATCTGTGTTATGattgtggtgtgtgtgatgAGTGTGGTCTGTGTGATCAGTCTCATCTGTGTGATCAGCGTGGTATGAGTGTCGTCTGTGTGATCCGTGTGATCTGTGTTATGATTGTGGTCTGTTTGATGAGTGTGGTCTGTGTGATGAGTGTGATCTGTGTGATATATGTGATGAGTGTGGTCTGTGTGGTCTGTGTGATCAGTGTGATCTGTGTGCTCAGTGTGGTCTGTGTGATCAGTGTGATCTGTGTGCTCAGTGTGATCTGTGTGCTCAGTGTGGTCTGTGTTATGATTGTGGTCTGTGTGATGAGTGTGATCTGTGTTATGATTGTGGTCTGTGTGATGAGTGTGATCTGTGTGATGAGTGTGGTCTGTGTGATCAGTGTGATATATGTGATCAGTGTGATCAGAGTGGTCTATGTGATCAGCGTGGTCTGTTTGATCTGTGTGCTCAGCGTGGTCTGTGTGATGAGTGTGGTCTGTGTGATGAGTGTGATCTGTGTTATGAGGGTGGTGTGTTTGATGAGTGTTGTCCGTGTGGTCTGTGTGATGAGTGTGGTCTGTGTGAtgagtgtg TGTTGTCCGTGTGGTCTGTGTGATGAGTGTGGTCTGTGTGATGAGTGTGATCTGTGTGATGAGTGTGGTCTGTGTGATCAGTGTGATCTGTGTGATGAGTGTGGTCTGTGTGATGAGTGTGGTGTGTATGATGAGTGTTGTCCGTGTGGTCTGTGTGATGAGTGTGGTCTGTGTGATGAGTGTGATCTGTGTTATGAGTGTGGTCTGTGTGATCATCGTTGTCTGTGTGATGAGTGTGATCTGTGTTATGAGGGTGGTGTGTGTGATGAGTGTTGTCTGTGTGGTCTGTGTGATGAGTGTGGTCTGTGTGATGACTGTGATATGTGTGATGAGAGTGGTTTGTGTGATAAGCGTGGTCTGTTTGATGAGAATGGTTTTTGTGATCATCGTGGTCTGTTTGATCAGTGTGGTCTGTGTGATGAGTGTGATCTGTGTGATGAGTGTGGTCTGTGTGATGAGTGTGGTCTGTGTGATGAGTGTGATCTCTGTGATCTGTGTGATGAGAGTGGTCTGTGTGATGAGTGTGGTTTGTGTGATAAGCGTGGTCTGTTTGATGAGAGTGGTAGTGTGGTCTGTGTTTGTGATCATCGTGGTCTGTTTGATGAGTGTGGTCTGTGTGATGAGTGTGGTCTGTGTGATCAGTGTGATCTGTGTGATGAGTGTGGTCTGTGTGATGAGCGTTGTCTGCTTGATGAGTGTGACCTGTGTGGTCTGTGTGATCAGTGTGATCACTGTGGTCTATGTGGTCTGTGTGATCAGTGTGATCTGTGTGATTAG
- the LOC121373445 gene encoding BPTI/Kunitz domain-containing protein 4-like, with protein sequence MSLALSLLLVFVLLGVTSDATWWGGGRCGPTCAIACPCGRVMNKNGCPTCTCKPCSGSLLWKNNWEYFKILVLVCPPLCKIGCPCGNVVVNGCKICKCKPCNKG encoded by the exons ATGTCACTTGCACTCAGTCTGTTGTTGGTATTTGTGTTACTGGGTGTTACGT ctGATGCTACATGGTGGGGTGGAGGACGTTGCGGCCCTACATGTGCAATTGCCTGTCCGTGCGGACGTGTGATGAACAAAAACGGGTGTCCGACCTGCACGTGCAAACCGTGTTCAGGATCATTGCTCTGGAAGAACAACTgggaatatttcaaaatactcgTCTTGGT ATGTCCGCCTCTGTGTAAAATTGGTTGTCCATGTGGAAATGTCGTTGTAAACGGCTGTAAAATCTGCAAGTGTAAACCGTGTAACAAGGGCTAA